Proteins encoded by one window of Chiroxiphia lanceolata isolate bChiLan1 chromosome 26, bChiLan1.pri, whole genome shotgun sequence:
- the LOC116798722 gene encoding feather keratin Cos1-2-like, with protein MSCCQPCNPCCQPCGPTPLANSCNECCVRQCQDSVVAIQPSAVVVTLPGPILSSFPQNTVVGSSTSAAVGSILSCDGVPINSGGFDLSCITNRYRCRPC; from the coding sequence ATGtcgtgctgccagccctgcaacccttgctgccagccctgcggcccgaccccgctggccaacagctgcaatgagtgctgtgtcaggcagtgccaggactccgTCGTTGCCATCCAGCcctctgctgtggtggtgaccctgcccgggcccatcctcagctccttcccacagaacaccGTGGTGGGATCCTCCACCTCCGCTGCCgttggcagcatcctcagctgtgACGGAGTGCCCATCAACTCCGGGGGCTTTGACCTCTCCTGCATCACCAACCGCTACAGGTGTCGGCCCTGCTAA
- the LOC116798728 gene encoding feather keratin Cos1-2-like, protein MSCCQPCNPCCQPCGPTPLANSCNECCVRQCQSSTVAIQPSAVVVTLPGPILSSFPQNTVVGSSTSAAVGSILSCNGVPINSGGFDLSCITSCYRGRCPPC, encoded by the coding sequence ATGtcgtgctgccagccctgcaacccttgctgccagccctgcggcccgaccccgctggccaacagctgcaatgagtgctgtgtcaggcagtgccagagctccACTGTTGCCATCCAGCcctctgctgtggtggtgaccctgcccgggcccatcctcagctccttcccacagaacaccGTGGTGGGATCCTCCACCTCCGCTGCCgttggcagcatcctcagctgtaATGGAGTGCCCATCAACTCCGGGGGCTTTGACCTCTCCTGCATCACCAGCTGCTACCGTGGCAGATGTCCCCCCTGCTAA